Proteins found in one Vicia villosa cultivar HV-30 ecotype Madison, WI unplaced genomic scaffold, Vvil1.0 ctg.002544F_1_1, whole genome shotgun sequence genomic segment:
- the LOC131639144 gene encoding LEAF RUST 10 DISEASE-RESISTANCE LOCUS RECEPTOR-LIKE PROTEIN KINASE-like 2.4 has protein sequence MKPKMIQFQTKGKLFDFEVEAVSPLEHHGGNASCSCVFRDINMHRLLQDRSCDVFRNNYTLPPTPHFVSFHIETYTILFTCNRSLHVNPPTYIHNYTNCPLYDFYYQPHIDTDKESWSAFKTCANVRLPIKDLADSEDPFTFVTADITTQVSITEECANCHYNQRGRCQLDGNGRFFCANAMVAKQKGLRWNVKLGIAMMVTIGVAVLMLLAYCLRTKIFSAAFLLFRKEDSTHHIIEEYMKEHGPLPVAARYSYSDIKKITNSFKNKLGQGGYGSVYKGKLHDERNVAVKILSESKGEGEDFINEVASISRTSHVNVVRLLGFCLDGSKKALIYEFMPNGSLEKFIYEEKNPLQDDRHLACKSLYDIVVGVAQGLEYLHRGCNTRILHFDIKPHNILLDDDFCPKISDFGLAKICPRKESIVSIFGARGTPGYIAPELFSRSFGSVSHKSDVYSYGMMVLEMVGRRKNIKVEVDCSSELYFPHWIYKRLELNQDLGLRCINNEVDEEMVRKMTVVSLWCIQTNPSNRPSMHKVVEMLEGSLQGLEMPPKPFLSSPSVSPTNSSSEIL, from the exons ATGAAGCCAAAAATGATCCAATTTCAGACTAAAGGGAAACTGTTTGATTTTGAGGTTGAAGCTGTAAGTCCTCTTGAGCATCACGGCGGTAATGCTAGTTGCAGTTGTGTTTTCAGAGACATAAATATGCACAGACTACTGCAAGACAGAAGTTGTGATGTTTTCAGAAATAATTACACTCTTCCTCCCACACCTCACTTTGTTTCTTTTCATATAGAAACTTACACAATCTTGTTCACGTGCAACCGTAGCCTCCATGTCAACCCTCCAACATATATACATAACTATACAAACTGTCCTCTCTATGATTTCTACTACCAGCCTCACATCGATACTGATAAAGAGTCTTGGAGTGCTTTTAAAACATGTGCAAATGTCCGACTTCCGATTAAAGACCTCGCTGACTCTGAAGACCCTTTTACTTTTGTAACTGCTGATATCACAACTCAAGTTAGCATAACAGAGGAATGTGCAAATTGTCACTACAACCAAAGAGGACGGTGTCAACTTGACGGCAACGGAAGGTTTTTTTGTGCCAATG CTATGGTGGCAAAACAAAAAGGGCTGAGGTGGAATGTTAAACTGGGTATAG CTATGATGGTGACTATTGGAGTTGCAGTGCTGATGTTGTTGGCTTATTGTTTACGAACAAAGATCTTTAGTGCAGCATTTCTTTTGTTCAGGAAGGAAGATTCAACTCATCATATTATTGAGGAGTATATGAAAGAACATGGACCTCTTCCTGTTGCAGCTAGGTACAGTTATTCAGATATAAAAAAGATAAcaaactctttcaaaaacaaattagGCCAAGGAGGGTATGGAAGTGTATACAAAGGGAAATTACATGATGAGCGTAATGTTGCAGTGAAGATTTTAAGTGAATCAAAAGGTGAAGGTGAGGATTTCATCAATGAAGTTGCGAGTATCAGTAGAACTTCACATGTCAATGTTGTTAGGCTTTTGGGGTTTTGTTTGGACGGTTCTAAAAAGGCGCTAATATATGAATTTATGCCTAATGGATCTCTTGAGAAGTTCATATATGAAGAGAAAAATCCACTGCAAGATGATCGACATTTGGCTTGCAAATCATTGTATGATATTGTAGTTGGCGTTGCTCAAGGATTAGAGTATTTACACAGAGGCTGCAACACTAGAATCTTACACTTTGACATAAAACCTCATAATATATTACTAGATGATGatttttgtccaaaaatttctgATTTTGGACTTGCTAAAATATGTCCAAGAAAAGAAAGCATTGTATCCATCTTTGGTGCAAGGGGAACACCAGGATATATTGCTCCTGAGTTGTTTTCCAGAAGTTTTGGTAGTGTGTCACATAAATCAGATGTCTATAGTTATGGAATGATGGTTTTAGAGATGGTTGGACGAAGAAAGAACATTAAGGTTGAAGTTGATTGTTCTAGTGAGTTATACTTTCCACACTGGATTTACAAGCGTCTTGAATTGAATCAGGATCTTGGACTTAGGTGTATTAACAATGAAGTTGATGAAGAAATGGTAAGAAAAATGACAGTGGTAAGTTTATGGTGCATACAAACCAATCCTTCAAATCGACCATCGATGCATAAAGTGGTGGAAATGTTGGAAGGGAGTCTTCAAGGGTTGGAAATGCCACCCAAACCCTTTTTGTCTTCTCCTTCAGTATCTCCAACCAATTCGTCATctgaaatattataa
- the LOC131639133 gene encoding LEAF RUST 10 DISEASE-RESISTANCE LOCUS RECEPTOR-LIKE PROTEIN KINASE-like 2.4 isoform X3 — MKTWLILSTVLALKCISYLFMMALVYKFLIFLFSQLMLLGNGYQEDCPASFICGYLGNISFPFTTIQHQDCGLLPIHNCYDPKKPKMIQFLDKGKWFEVGIVNPLEFRGGNATSTCVFRDGNLYKQLHDKNCEAFKHNYTLPPTSHFVSFHMEFHTTLFMCNRSLRINPPKSMYKYTHCPLYDFYYQPYNSGDIASRSAFTACTKALLPAKDFADTDNPFTFVTADIYTQVNITEECANCHYNQNGRCQVDSKGRFYCANVMDAKQKGPQWIVKLGIVLIIGVAVLMLLAYCLRTKIFTTTILLFKRKNSTNHIIEEFLKEHGPLPAARYNYSDIKKITNSFKNKLGQGGYGSVYKGKLHDERNVAVKILSESKGEGEDFINEVASISRTSHVNVVRLLGFCLDGSKKALIYEFMPNGSLEKFIYEDKNPVQDDHQLDCNTLYHIVVGVARGLEYLHRGCNTRILHFDIKPHNILLDDEFCPKISDFGLAKICPKKESIVSIIGARGTPGYIAPELFSRNFGGVSHKSDVYSYGMMVLEMVGRRKNIKVEVDCSSELYFPHWIYKRLELNQDLGLGCIKNEIDEEMVRKMTVVSLWCIQTNPLNRPSMHKVVEMLEGNLQVLDIPPKPFLSSPSTSPTHLSSEIL, encoded by the exons ATGAAGACTTGGCTTATATTATCAACTGTTTTAGCACTTAAATGTATTAGTTATTTATTCATGATGGCCTTAGTTTACAAATTTCTTATCTTTTTGTTTTCTCAACTTATGCTACTTGGTAATGGGTACCAAGAAGATTGTCCAGCTTCATTTATTTGTGGATACCTTGGCAATATCAGCTTTCCTTTTACTACAATACAACACCAGGATTGTGGCTTATTACCAATACATAATTGTTATGATCCTAAGAAGCCCAAAATGATCCAATTTCTGGATAAGGGGAAATGGTTTGAGGTTGGAATTGTAAATCCTCTTGAGTTTCGCGGTGGTAATGCTACTAGTACTTGTGTTTTCAGAGACGGTAATCTCTACAAACAGCTGCATGACAAAAATTGTGAAGCTTTCAAACATAATTATACTCTTCCTCCTACCTCTCACTTTGTTTCTTTTCATATGGAATTTCATACAACCTTGTTCATGTGCAACCGTTCCCTGCGTATAAACCCTCCAAAATCTATGTATAAGTATACACACTGCCCTCTCTATGATTTCTACTACCAGCCTTACAATAGTGGTGATATTGCATCTCGGAGTGCTTTTACAGCTTGTACAAAGGCCCTGCTTCCGGCTAAAGACTTTGCTGACACCGACAACCCTTTTACTTTTGTAACAGCTGATATTTATACTCAAGTAAACATAACAGAGGAGTGTGCAAATTGTCACTACAACCAAAATGGACGGTGTCAAGTTGACAGCAAAGGAAGGTTTTATTGTGCCAACG TTATGGATGCAAAGCAAAAAGGGCCGCAGTGGATTGTTAAACTGGGTATAG TGCTGATTATTGGAGTTGCAGTGCTGATGTTGTTGGCTTATTGTTTAAGGACAAAGATCTTCACTACAACAATTCTTTTGTTCAAGAGAAAAAATTCAACTAATCATATTATTGAGGAGTTTTTGAAAGAACATGGACCTCTTCCAGCTGCTAGGTATAATTATTCAGATatcaagaaaataacaaactctttcaaaaacaaattagGCCAAGGAGGATATGGAAGTGTATACAAAGGGAAGTTACATGATGAGCGCAATGTTGCAGTGAAGATTTTAAGTGAATCAAAAGGTGAAGGTGAAGATTTCATTAACGAAGTTGCAAGTATTAGTAGAACATCACATGTCAATGTTGTTAGACTTTTGGGGTTCTGTTTGGATGGTTCTAAAAAAGCGCTAATATACGAATTCATGCCTAATGGATCTCTTGAAAAGTTCATATATGAAGACAAAAATCCAGTGCAGGATGATCATCAGTTGGATTGCAACACTTTGTATCATATTGTAGTTGGCGTTGCTCGCGGATTAGAGTACTTGCACCGAGGTTGCAACACAAGAATCTTGCATTTTGACATAAAGCCTCATAATATATTGCTAGATGATGAATTTTGTCCTAAAATTTCAGATTTTGGACTTGctaaaatatgtccaaaaaaAGAAAGCATTGTATCAATAATTGGTGCAAGGGGAACACCGGGATATATTGCTCCAGAGTTGTTTTCCAGAAATTTTGGTGGCGTGTCACATAAGTCAGACGTCTACAGTTATGGAATGATGGTTTTAGAGATGGTTGGTCGAAGAAAGAATATTAAGGTTGAAGTTGATTGTTCTAGCGAGCTATACTTTCCACATTGGATTTACAAGCGTCTTGAATTGAATCAGGATCTTGGACTTGGGTGTATTAAAAATGAGATTGATGAAGAAATGGTAAGAAAAATGACAGTGGTGAGTTTATGGTGCATACAAACGAACCCTTTGAATCGACCATCAATGCATAAAGTGGTGGAAATGTTGGAAGGGAACCTTCAAGTGCTTGATATACCACCCAAACCCTTTTTGTCTTCTCCTTCAACATCTCCAACCCATTTATCATCTGAAATATTGTAA
- the LOC131639133 gene encoding LEAF RUST 10 DISEASE-RESISTANCE LOCUS RECEPTOR-LIKE PROTEIN KINASE-like 2.1 isoform X1 produces MKTWLILSTVLALKCISYLFMMALVYKFLIFLFSQLMLLGNGYQEDCPASFICGYLGNISFPFTTIQHQDCGLLPIHNCYDPKKPKMIQFLDKGKWFEVGIVNPLEFRGGNATSTCVFRDGNLYKQLHDKNCEAFKHNYTLPPTSHFVSFHMEFHTTLFMCNRSLRINPPKSMYKYTHCPLYDFYYQPYNSGDIASRSAFTACTKALLPAKDFADTDNPFTFVTADIYTQVNITEECANCHYNQNGRCQVDSKGRFYCANGILTNTLKSHRTHKCIAPYFPYTTLFSSVKSELFTLFAVMDAKQKGPQWIVKLGIAIGVAVLIIGVAVLMLLAYCLRTKIFTTTILLFKRKNSTNHIIEEFLKEHGPLPAARYNYSDIKKITNSFKNKLGQGGYGSVYKGKLHDERNVAVKILSESKGEGEDFINEVASISRTSHVNVVRLLGFCLDGSKKALIYEFMPNGSLEKFIYEDKNPVQDDHQLDCNTLYHIVVGVARGLEYLHRGCNTRILHFDIKPHNILLDDEFCPKISDFGLAKICPKKESIVSIIGARGTPGYIAPELFSRNFGGVSHKSDVYSYGMMVLEMVGRRKNIKVEVDCSSELYFPHWIYKRLELNQDLGLGCIKNEIDEEMVRKMTVVSLWCIQTNPLNRPSMHKVVEMLEGNLQVLDIPPKPFLSSPSTSPTHLSSEIL; encoded by the exons ATGAAGACTTGGCTTATATTATCAACTGTTTTAGCACTTAAATGTATTAGTTATTTATTCATGATGGCCTTAGTTTACAAATTTCTTATCTTTTTGTTTTCTCAACTTATGCTACTTGGTAATGGGTACCAAGAAGATTGTCCAGCTTCATTTATTTGTGGATACCTTGGCAATATCAGCTTTCCTTTTACTACAATACAACACCAGGATTGTGGCTTATTACCAATACATAATTGTTATGATCCTAAGAAGCCCAAAATGATCCAATTTCTGGATAAGGGGAAATGGTTTGAGGTTGGAATTGTAAATCCTCTTGAGTTTCGCGGTGGTAATGCTACTAGTACTTGTGTTTTCAGAGACGGTAATCTCTACAAACAGCTGCATGACAAAAATTGTGAAGCTTTCAAACATAATTATACTCTTCCTCCTACCTCTCACTTTGTTTCTTTTCATATGGAATTTCATACAACCTTGTTCATGTGCAACCGTTCCCTGCGTATAAACCCTCCAAAATCTATGTATAAGTATACACACTGCCCTCTCTATGATTTCTACTACCAGCCTTACAATAGTGGTGATATTGCATCTCGGAGTGCTTTTACAGCTTGTACAAAGGCCCTGCTTCCGGCTAAAGACTTTGCTGACACCGACAACCCTTTTACTTTTGTAACAGCTGATATTTATACTCAAGTAAACATAACAGAGGAGTGTGCAAATTGTCACTACAACCAAAATGGACGGTGTCAAGTTGACAGCAAAGGAAGGTTTTATTGTGCCAACGGTATTCTAACAAACACCCTGAAATCACACCGCACACATAAATGCATTGCACCCTATTTTCCCTACACAACTTTATTTTCATCTGTCAAATCTGAATTGTTTACTCTATTTGCAGTTATGGATGCAAAGCAAAAAGGGCCGCAGTGGATTGTTAAACTGGGTATAG CAATTGGAGTTGCAGTGCTGATTATTGGAGTTGCAGTGCTGATGTTGTTGGCTTATTGTTTAAGGACAAAGATCTTCACTACAACAATTCTTTTGTTCAAGAGAAAAAATTCAACTAATCATATTATTGAGGAGTTTTTGAAAGAACATGGACCTCTTCCAGCTGCTAGGTATAATTATTCAGATatcaagaaaataacaaactctttcaaaaacaaattagGCCAAGGAGGATATGGAAGTGTATACAAAGGGAAGTTACATGATGAGCGCAATGTTGCAGTGAAGATTTTAAGTGAATCAAAAGGTGAAGGTGAAGATTTCATTAACGAAGTTGCAAGTATTAGTAGAACATCACATGTCAATGTTGTTAGACTTTTGGGGTTCTGTTTGGATGGTTCTAAAAAAGCGCTAATATACGAATTCATGCCTAATGGATCTCTTGAAAAGTTCATATATGAAGACAAAAATCCAGTGCAGGATGATCATCAGTTGGATTGCAACACTTTGTATCATATTGTAGTTGGCGTTGCTCGCGGATTAGAGTACTTGCACCGAGGTTGCAACACAAGAATCTTGCATTTTGACATAAAGCCTCATAATATATTGCTAGATGATGAATTTTGTCCTAAAATTTCAGATTTTGGACTTGctaaaatatgtccaaaaaaAGAAAGCATTGTATCAATAATTGGTGCAAGGGGAACACCGGGATATATTGCTCCAGAGTTGTTTTCCAGAAATTTTGGTGGCGTGTCACATAAGTCAGACGTCTACAGTTATGGAATGATGGTTTTAGAGATGGTTGGTCGAAGAAAGAATATTAAGGTTGAAGTTGATTGTTCTAGCGAGCTATACTTTCCACATTGGATTTACAAGCGTCTTGAATTGAATCAGGATCTTGGACTTGGGTGTATTAAAAATGAGATTGATGAAGAAATGGTAAGAAAAATGACAGTGGTGAGTTTATGGTGCATACAAACGAACCCTTTGAATCGACCATCAATGCATAAAGTGGTGGAAATGTTGGAAGGGAACCTTCAAGTGCTTGATATACCACCCAAACCCTTTTTGTCTTCTCCTTCAACATCTCCAACCCATTTATCATCTGAAATATTGTAA
- the LOC131639133 gene encoding LEAF RUST 10 DISEASE-RESISTANCE LOCUS RECEPTOR-LIKE PROTEIN KINASE-like 2.1 isoform X2, whose amino-acid sequence MKTWLILSTVLALKCISYLFMMALVYKFLIFLFSQLMLLGNGYQEDCPASFICGYLGNISFPFTTIQHQDCGLLPIHNCYDPKKPKMIQFLDKGKWFEVGIVNPLEFRGGNATSTCVFRDGNLYKQLHDKNCEAFKHNYTLPPTSHFVSFHMEFHTTLFMCNRSLRINPPKSMYKYTHCPLYDFYYQPYNSGDIASRSAFTACTKALLPAKDFADTDNPFTFVTADIYTQVNITEECANCHYNQNGRCQVDSKGRFYCANVMDAKQKGPQWIVKLGIAIGVAVLIIGVAVLMLLAYCLRTKIFTTTILLFKRKNSTNHIIEEFLKEHGPLPAARYNYSDIKKITNSFKNKLGQGGYGSVYKGKLHDERNVAVKILSESKGEGEDFINEVASISRTSHVNVVRLLGFCLDGSKKALIYEFMPNGSLEKFIYEDKNPVQDDHQLDCNTLYHIVVGVARGLEYLHRGCNTRILHFDIKPHNILLDDEFCPKISDFGLAKICPKKESIVSIIGARGTPGYIAPELFSRNFGGVSHKSDVYSYGMMVLEMVGRRKNIKVEVDCSSELYFPHWIYKRLELNQDLGLGCIKNEIDEEMVRKMTVVSLWCIQTNPLNRPSMHKVVEMLEGNLQVLDIPPKPFLSSPSTSPTHLSSEIL is encoded by the exons ATGAAGACTTGGCTTATATTATCAACTGTTTTAGCACTTAAATGTATTAGTTATTTATTCATGATGGCCTTAGTTTACAAATTTCTTATCTTTTTGTTTTCTCAACTTATGCTACTTGGTAATGGGTACCAAGAAGATTGTCCAGCTTCATTTATTTGTGGATACCTTGGCAATATCAGCTTTCCTTTTACTACAATACAACACCAGGATTGTGGCTTATTACCAATACATAATTGTTATGATCCTAAGAAGCCCAAAATGATCCAATTTCTGGATAAGGGGAAATGGTTTGAGGTTGGAATTGTAAATCCTCTTGAGTTTCGCGGTGGTAATGCTACTAGTACTTGTGTTTTCAGAGACGGTAATCTCTACAAACAGCTGCATGACAAAAATTGTGAAGCTTTCAAACATAATTATACTCTTCCTCCTACCTCTCACTTTGTTTCTTTTCATATGGAATTTCATACAACCTTGTTCATGTGCAACCGTTCCCTGCGTATAAACCCTCCAAAATCTATGTATAAGTATACACACTGCCCTCTCTATGATTTCTACTACCAGCCTTACAATAGTGGTGATATTGCATCTCGGAGTGCTTTTACAGCTTGTACAAAGGCCCTGCTTCCGGCTAAAGACTTTGCTGACACCGACAACCCTTTTACTTTTGTAACAGCTGATATTTATACTCAAGTAAACATAACAGAGGAGTGTGCAAATTGTCACTACAACCAAAATGGACGGTGTCAAGTTGACAGCAAAGGAAGGTTTTATTGTGCCAACG TTATGGATGCAAAGCAAAAAGGGCCGCAGTGGATTGTTAAACTGGGTATAG CAATTGGAGTTGCAGTGCTGATTATTGGAGTTGCAGTGCTGATGTTGTTGGCTTATTGTTTAAGGACAAAGATCTTCACTACAACAATTCTTTTGTTCAAGAGAAAAAATTCAACTAATCATATTATTGAGGAGTTTTTGAAAGAACATGGACCTCTTCCAGCTGCTAGGTATAATTATTCAGATatcaagaaaataacaaactctttcaaaaacaaattagGCCAAGGAGGATATGGAAGTGTATACAAAGGGAAGTTACATGATGAGCGCAATGTTGCAGTGAAGATTTTAAGTGAATCAAAAGGTGAAGGTGAAGATTTCATTAACGAAGTTGCAAGTATTAGTAGAACATCACATGTCAATGTTGTTAGACTTTTGGGGTTCTGTTTGGATGGTTCTAAAAAAGCGCTAATATACGAATTCATGCCTAATGGATCTCTTGAAAAGTTCATATATGAAGACAAAAATCCAGTGCAGGATGATCATCAGTTGGATTGCAACACTTTGTATCATATTGTAGTTGGCGTTGCTCGCGGATTAGAGTACTTGCACCGAGGTTGCAACACAAGAATCTTGCATTTTGACATAAAGCCTCATAATATATTGCTAGATGATGAATTTTGTCCTAAAATTTCAGATTTTGGACTTGctaaaatatgtccaaaaaaAGAAAGCATTGTATCAATAATTGGTGCAAGGGGAACACCGGGATATATTGCTCCAGAGTTGTTTTCCAGAAATTTTGGTGGCGTGTCACATAAGTCAGACGTCTACAGTTATGGAATGATGGTTTTAGAGATGGTTGGTCGAAGAAAGAATATTAAGGTTGAAGTTGATTGTTCTAGCGAGCTATACTTTCCACATTGGATTTACAAGCGTCTTGAATTGAATCAGGATCTTGGACTTGGGTGTATTAAAAATGAGATTGATGAAGAAATGGTAAGAAAAATGACAGTGGTGAGTTTATGGTGCATACAAACGAACCCTTTGAATCGACCATCAATGCATAAAGTGGTGGAAATGTTGGAAGGGAACCTTCAAGTGCTTGATATACCACCCAAACCCTTTTTGTCTTCTCCTTCAACATCTCCAACCCATTTATCATCTGAAATATTGTAA